The sequence below is a genomic window from Lolium perenne isolate Kyuss_39 chromosome 4, Kyuss_2.0, whole genome shotgun sequence.
GGTGTGAGCCCTATTTTGCCGCCGATTTCCAAATGGCTATCGGAAGCGCTATTGGGCTGGCCAGTGGAGATGCTCGAAGTGACGAAGAAACTCTCTTACAAGCGGGTTGCTAAGCAAAAACTAAGCTAAGTGCCCCCAGTCCGCTATATTAGTTATCATTTTTAAAGCCAAAAGGCACGCAACGCAAGCAAAATAATGAACCAAATATTATCAAAAAGAAATAAAGATTAAATAGGATAAAAATATGGAGGTTGTGTGTGAGAAAGACTTATGTTGTTCCGTAACAATGTCGTTATGCGTCTGCGCGACCAGTGAGCTTGTCAGGATATTTGGGAGGGGGTTGGATGGGGTAAACCAGAAAAAACCATGATCTAGGGAGCAAAAGGCTAAAACAAAATCTACTATAagaggtcgtttggtatccatcatttgagCCTGGAATCCTGAAATTCATTTTAAAAttccataggtgggctgtttggttgccacagaactgggccatcatttcatttaggaaatccagcaaaatgatgcCATGTGTAATCAAaataggcggcggtcctagggcctctcttgcgtgaagaggaggacctaccggaggcctggactcgtgatctggccggagtgttgagtttcggaaggctctgccgatgaatgtaacagtgcttttgcctggagtttgttggatcggaggtattcggtcgtgcgcacccatgtttttattccgaccgattggttctggagggagcggcgcgaagctctttttctttgattgacatcaagtgactatggatccatgatgaaagtcggaagaagagaatttcatgaaggtcagaggggaggactagctaaggacaAGGTGACCGCCTTCTCCTTCTTGCGCTGGTCTGATGATGGATGCTTTGGGACAAGGGTGCTTTCTTTGGCGGCATGAATAGAATGACGTCAGCGGCGACAGTGGAATGGAGGGCAAGAAGGGAGGCGGGACAAGGTTCATGCTAGCTATGTTTGTGGAGCGTGGATGTGTCGGGATGAGGATTTGGTAGGAGTGGCTGACCGGAGGGCTCCGCTCGGACACAAGATGGACAGTGTCCGCCTCCTAAACCGCCACCAGTTTGAAGGCAAAATGAGAGCAAATGGCTGTCCGTCGACACGTCTAGGGCCACCCTTGGAGATTCTCCTGCCGAATAGGAATTGGTCGGATTGGGCCATTTTCGCTGAAATTGCTGGACTAGGCCAAGCCAGATTGCCGAGATTGGCAAATGCAGGCCCAACATAGCCATGACAGCGACATTAAAACAGATAGATTCGTATTTGCCAGAGTAGTTCTTTTTCTACAAATGATTTCATTCCGCAAACTTCGGCCCCTGTATTTTCTCTCTCCGTTTGCGTCTTTTTGAAGAAAGCCAAAATCTTTCCGCTCCATTACCTGTCAGGATGGGTACAGTAGATTCCTTTTTAACCAAACCAATTCCTTTTTACAATTTATCATCCTTCATGAACAAATATATGATCAGTCATCAGTGCAACACGATCATGACTGACAGTGATATCTGAATCGTGGAGCACGACCAGTATATTCATCAGGACACAAACTGTAGAAGGCAGAGTACCAATACCATCACTAAAAGGGCGAAGATGCATGACCAGAAAACATGGATGATCACCTTCTATTTTTTCCTGAACATGGATAACCTGTTCATCGATCTACTCTTCAGAGACAATCACGTTGAAATTAACCAGGTTATTCTTAAAAGAGCAGTTAAAATTGGTAATTTCTGAGTGCATTTTGTTGGAACCAGCCAAATTTGTATGATCAATGAAACTCAGAACAGAGCATCACTGTGAGTGCAGGAAGCAAATGGCAATCAATTATAGACAACAGAAGGTGGAGAGGAAACATGACAGGATGCCACAAATCCGAAAGCTGGTTCAAGTTGATATGAATCGTAATGGATGTCAACACCTATCCAACTACACATACTGGCAACTCCCAGTTTCTCGACACATGAAGTATACCACAACTGCAACGAATAAGGCATGCTAGTCCCGATCTATAGACATGACTAAGCTTGCAAAATACGGGCCTCCTGGAGTGCTTCCTGCAGGTTCTTTACAGCACTGTCATAGTACACGAAGCCCATGAACCAAAACTCATGATTATCAACAGAGACCACCTGGATGTACTTCTCAGCCGAATTTGTTCTGCTTGTTGAAGGATTGACTGACCTCAGTTGGGCTAGGGGGATGACGACCTGTTATTGGACAAAGAACAATGTTAAGTTACACAATAATAATACAAATTACACTATGGCTTCTACAACTaggaatgtactccctccgttgtaAAATAAGTGTCGCAACCTTTTCTAGATatagatgtatctacacactaaattcGTCTAGATACAGCCGTATCTATATAAAGTTTCGACACttattttgaaacggaggcagTAATTTCTAACATAACCAGCAAATGTATTGCTAAATGTGTTCCTTTGTGCAGTGGTGAATACATGCTCAGAACAAAAAGGAAAATATCTACTATGATTGATTCCATGAAAGCTCGAAACAGAACCAGGTTAAACTATTCATTACTTTACATTGAATACATATTATAACAGTAAGTTATCTTGTTTCAAGAGCAATTAGTTAAGCCTGATTGCCATACCAACATAAGCTTAAGCATCACTTGCAGTTCGTTAagcagatttcattctctcctagACAGCAATAGAATTTCATTATATGTGGGAAAACACATCGTAAAGCAAACAAAATGAACTACCTTGTAATAGCTCCACTCATTTTTGTCCCCAACCTTGTAAGCAAGTGGGTTATCGCTACAGAATGCCAACTTCACAGTGGAGAGGTAGAGCACACCCATGACAGGGCCAGCAGAGGTCGACAGATAACATGCAAATGGCTTCTTGAGTTTTTCTTCAGGGAGGACATCAAAGGTTTGATGGAAGATTTTCTCATATCCACCTTCTGCTATGACTTTGGTGATCTGGGAGACCCTGCCCATTGCTGCATCAGCAATGCTTGGTCCAGTTTTCACTGTTACAAAACATATCAGATTGATTTTATCAGCTCATACTGTCGAAAAGACAATTAATGTTGCTTCCATGTTCTATCATCTCATACTGTAAGCTCTAGACTATGAGAGTCTACTCAAGAAAGCAAGCACACCGCAAGAATATGACAAACAATTAATGCGAACGAAAAATAAGGGAGAGCCGAGGTGGCACTTCCAACGCAAATAGCTATCTTAATAAATCCACATTGTACATCACAGAGATTTAATACCATTTAGAACTGGGGAAAATATTGACACAATTTACCTAATAATCAGAACGCTTAATGCAACCAAATACTGGTATACCAAACCTCCCTCTCTATAGTCTATGTGCTCATCCGCACCAACTCCACATTAACCCAATCGCATAAGCCAAAAAGCCACAGCAGTACAGCACACCTCATGAATCCATCACCATCATCCTGCTTCCAGCATGCAGACTTGGACAGTACATCCAATACGCTATTGGACAAGAGCACCTTAATTCAGCAGTGCATAATATATGCAATGCCCACCGAATCCCCGCTGAAGCACCAATGAAATCCAGTGGAACATGAATAAACTAAACGAGCCGAGGTCCAACAACCCCACCATCACAATTCACAAGAAGTCACCCTGCTAAATCCCATACTACTAGCAGGCTTCCCAAAATTCAACTTGCAGGAACCCTAAGCATTTAGCAATTTCGATGCAGAAGAAGACGCAGCAGAAACGGGATCCTTACGGTGCTGCCAGAAGTTGCCGGTGGTGTTCTCCGCCTTGCGGGCGGCCTCGCCGAACCTCTTGCCCATCTTCCCCAGGACGTCCTTCACCGAGTCCATGGTATCTGCACCAGGGCCACGAAATTCTGTCAGAAAAAAAAAAACGCGAACACCCGTCGTCGAATCGGAAGCGAACGGGCCCAGATTTGGGACGCACTCTTGGGAGGCGGCACGGAGCCGGCGGAGGGGCCGGAGACGTAGGGGTTGCCGGAGGGGGGCGGCGCGGAGTAGGAGGCGGCGGCGTGGTAAGGCGGAGGCGGGGGCGGGGCGACGTCCTCAGGCGAGAGCGTCGGGTAGGGCGCGTACCCCGGCGAGGGCGCGGGCGCCGCGACGTAGCCCCCTCCGGTGGAGGCGGCGGTCGCGGGAGGCGGAGGATGCATGTCGCCGGCGGGGAGGCGTGGCCTGCTCGTCGGAGGAGGGTACAGGCTGGCGCCCGTTGCAGGATTCGTGGACCTGGGTGCCGCGTGGTCTGCCGGGTCGCGTCGGGTTGCTTTGCTTTGGcttttctcttttttcctttcctTTTTCGAGGGTTTTAATGAGGCGAGCGGTCTGTACGATCTTCCGGAACGTTGGTGCTCGTCTGTctcggcgatttgcacaaaaataacccaaaactgaaagaaaagcacagactgaccctccggcgaaactatttcaacaatctaacccttttgtgtggcgcccctcacaCCGGCGCCACACATGTCCATGTGGCTCCCCTGTCGCTGGCGCCACAAACCCgtccgacgtggcccgtcgacgctgagctggtgatcccgatccgacgtggcagcatgtgtggcgccgctctcgccggcgccacacgttgaaagtgtggcgcccctggcaagggcgccacacatccacttaagtttggTCGCGCGCGCCCAGCCCAGCCCGACCATCTCTTCCTTTCTCTTCTTCGCGGGGTCAAGAACAGGAGGCGGccggctctctctctccctccctctcccccccaccaaatccaccaccaaatcgtcagatctgtccgtggagatcgttcccaagtcgttgcttgaggtaatctcctccgttccccctcttttcatccattgattttgtgtatttgcTCCAATCTATATGTGAAATcctagatgtggatttggttgatttgagggtgaagatggatttggttggatgttagggttgttgaagtaggagaaatggtagtgtgctagtttgtatgggtagattatgttgattatggtaactaatgaacacatgtgtgtatgtgttgttcccattatgctagggggatggaaagaattgttcatgttcatcatgtggacaaggatgcttacttgaagggaaacatagagccggacccgaaagaggttgacttggtgtttgaccttagccctagctttgcggaggtggcagcacaagttagggttgagttgaattggaatgagccaaatgatggtgttgagctagaggAAAGACATAATttggggtttggaatgcacacccgttggaagacaatgcgtatcaactccgagcaacgttggtccgtttacaaggagacggtggccggTCACAAGATAAGGCTCTCGGACCAGCTACTGATCATCGCCTTGGTAAGCTATTGCCTCACCAACTAGCTAATCAGACGCGAGCCCCTCCTTGGGCAGATTTCTCCTTTTGCTCCTCAGCCTACGGGGTATTAGCAACCGTTTCCAGTTGTTGTTCCCCTCCCAAGGGCAGGTTCTTACGCGTTACTCACCCGTCCGCCACTGAAAACACCACTTCCCGTTCGACTTGCATGTGTTAAGCATGCCGCCAGCGTTCATCCTGAGCCAGGATCAAACTCTCCATGAGATTCATAGTTGCATTACTTATAGCTTCCTTATTCGTAGACAAAGCAGATTCGGAATTGTCTTTCCTTCCAaagttgtttgcaaccaagacggttgatgctcgtatcgagcttgaccttaaccggccctcctcccccgttcgagagaggagtccaccacccatgagccaagaagaagccacccaatctcccattgttcaatctcccattgcccaacaacctccgttggataatgagtatgacgagcatgacgatggtgatgattgTTTCGAGATGAATAGCAACAATCTCggtgatttggataaatattggacgcaagaggagatggaccactccattccttattcccgatgctatgcgtcggactcggatgatgatggacccgaagaggaggttgacgaggatggcttcacggctaaggaagccgaaagagccgagatcttcaagaaggtaaccggacgggatatccgggtaccattgttccgtgatgttagtcttgcggatggagccgtggttgatggtggcaaaagtttacttcttggagctaggccaaTATCCAAGAGAGATGTGGAAGCTAGGACGTCTATGATCTCTAAAGGGCTCACGTTTGATACCTTCTTGGAATTGAAgatatggttgaaggagttctccattaagcatcatcgcccttacattgttgttcactcggacttgaagacgcggtacacgctaaaatgtgtggataaaaggtgcccacacatgccaacttatatgaaCTATTGGGtccaaaacatccaggggctccggacgataagtccttagccgttttggcgaggctctttgtgtggcgcccgtggcagcgGCGCcgcacatgctagtgtggcgcccatggcatcggcgccacacaaagagcctcgccaaaacggctaagtcccatacgatttgtcttacagtatgttttgggcaattacacATGGatatgtggcgccgatgggaggggcgccacacagtgcagtgtggcgccagtgtgaagggcgccacacattgacttgtgttaaaaccatgaaaaatcctaccatattccaacaaaactgccatcatgtcaaaagctatgtcatacacacatcatatcaacagccatttcgtacacacatcatggacataacatcatcatacctaacatcgtagcacatagtttcatacaatttaagatagaattcaaacaacacgaagcaacgaagatagagttgacaacactctaagttctaactatcggtgtccgagccggattcgccggtgtgggggtagtgcacacggcaggcggtgtcgtcgaacaccttgacgatcatctcgccgtccccctcgtacaggaaggtgagctggcagccgggctcgaggtggaggtcacgggcgaacttgtcccaccccgtgtgcaggtacatcttgccctgcccgtcgaacaggacctccacgggccagcggcagaagttgcagctagcctcccgtagctgcaagtgcgccggctcgacgccgtcgacgaactcggcgaacttgtccggtagcctcttgataccgagtgggtcgtcgtcgatgcggaggaggaactcgaagcagcgttcctcatgcgaagacgaggaggatgcaggtgacggtgaccgtggggcccttgctgctccaccgcggcggccccttccccggccccgggggcgcccaggaccgcggcctcgaccgcctcgccggccaccgggaccggccatcctacatgtttacattattgaaccatattacgatccattccaataacaaatatgagttactcCATCACAAATACTAGACATACATGTGGGTtcatacacatacatacatagggttcatacacatacatgtgaaatttcataagtaggtttcaacaaatctatggttcaaacacatgcatacatgaggctaccatctccaacacaaacaatacaatatagagtgcacaaaaaaaaccatgtctagggttcatgtccaaatctagcccgatctatgaaattagtggatgaatggagAAGATTCGAAGGAGATTACCTTGAGAAATGGatggggaacgatctccacggacagatctggtGATTTGGTGGTGAATTTGGTGGGGGGAAAGGGGGGAGAGAGAGGAACCGCCGGCCACCTCCTGTTCTTCACGGGAAGCAGAGAGGAGAAAGAAGATGGTCGGGCTGGGCTGGGCGCGCGCAGccaaacttaagtggatgtgtggcgcccttgccaggggcgccacactttcaacgtgtggcgccggcgagagcggcgccacacatgctgccacgtcggatcgggatcaccagctcagcgtcgacgggccacgtcggacGGGTTTGTGGCGCCAGCGACaggggagccacatgggcatgtgtggcgccggtgtgaggggcgccacacaaaaggattagatcggtgaaatagtttcgccggagggtcagtctgtgcttttctttcagttttgggttatttttgtgcaaatcgccgtcTGTCTCTACGGTGATGTCACGGCTTGGCAGATCTCGAACTTTGACTTTCAGTAAATCGAATTTGCTTAGGCACGAAGGTCCGCGTTCTAGCCTGCTACCTTAGCGTGGATGAGTGAATTGTTTTTAGTACCCGAAATAGTTAGCGTGTTAATTAATGTGTAGACGTGCAACATGTTAACGTGCCTGTTCTATTGTTTCGGGTGAGATCCAGTCTAATCCAAGCGCTGCCCGTATGTAGCAACACGTTAATTTGCCTTTCGACTTTTGGTTGGACTCTCCCAGCCACTTTTTTTTGAGAGCaaccacatatttcattaatTGAACACCAAGTTACATGAAGCAACACATGTGGAAACTAAAAGACAAACCGGGATAAAATGATTATCCGGAATTTGCAGATAAAAACCTAAAAGATCGAGAAATACAAAACGATCTCTAGGGTTTGCTGCAACCACCGTAGCCAGCGGCCGCCGTCCAATTCCAACGCCGCCGAGACGAACGCAAGAAGAGACGTCGAGCCTCCACCTTTGCAAGATCCAAAAAAGCACCATCGCCATCGaggctttgtgagtcgatgaacagGCCTGCTGCAAGCAACGAGGCACATGTCGCTGTGGCACGTCGACCGGGGGACGCCCCCGTGCTGTGTTGGACCAAGATACGCCGCCTCCCATCGACGAAGTCGGAGAAGAACGACATAACCACCACCTCCGGACCAACATCTTCGCTCCAGAAGAACCACCTCGCCCCGGCCGCCAGCGCCGTCGTGGACAACGACAAACGCCAGTGACACGTTGAGAAACAGATCTCGCCAGATCTGAAGAACGGCGAGAAGACCAAGCCGCCGACCTGAAAGATCGACAAGCACACGTTGCCAACAACTCCGAGACGTCACCGTGAAGGTCGCCGCCGGTGTGGGAGTGGAGTTGTGGCAGATTTATTTCCCCGGGCGccgctcccaccaccccaacgACGCACCATAGGAGACAAAAACTAACCCTAACTACTAGGCCAGAACGGAGGAACGAGGTTCCCCCTCCCTCATGCCGCCGCCAGAGCGGCAAGCGGAGGGAGAGGAAACCAGGCCCAACGCCCTGGCCGGAGATTGGGAAGATTGGgatcgcctccgccgccgcctctcaGGAGCGGAAGAGGAAAAACGGGGCTGTGAGCACGCATCGACTCTCCCAGCCACTTGCGGCAACTTCGAGCACCCCACGTTCAGGCCCACACCACGTGTGCTCGCTAGCACCGCCGCTTGCTTATGTAAAAAAATGTTTAAACTCGAAAAATATTCAGATTATTAAAATGTTTGGATTTTAAAATGTGATTTTTAAAAATGTTTATATTTAAAAATATTCATATATATTGGTTGTATTATAAAATTTTAAATTATAATTTGAAATAGATAAAAGTTAGAAAAACACAAGGCCAAAAGAAAACAGGCGAAACCAGCAAAGAaacgaaaggaaaaggaaaagaaaaaactGATAAAAAGCAGAACCAGAAGTTTCTTGAGTCTtcccaaaataaaaataaaaactagGATGTGCTCCATAGTCTCCATCTCATGATCGTAGAGGACGCATCTGGGAGGATGTTGCAATCCGCGACAGGCAAGTCGATCTGCTGTCCAACAGCGGTGCTAACAGGCCAACCATAGAAAGAATTTGACCCTTGGGGGGCCAAGACTTCCAAGTTAGTTTCCAAGACGAAGACCAGATCGATCCCTGTAACATTACTCTGTAGCAGGAGGCAGTCGTGTAAACACCATCTGCCGTCCACCGCCACAACAGCCTGTCAGGAGTGTCAACAAATCGAATGCCCCGCGTCAAACGCCACACCTGGATGTATTGCCACAGCGCCAGGTTGCTGAAAGCTCCACGCATGTCAGCAATCCACTGTCTATCGGTAAGGGCCTCCCGGACCATCCTTCGTTTCCGAATGCGTCCCGAAACCAACTTAAGTAGCACAGGCGCAATCTCGGCGATGGATTTACCATCCAACCATTTGTCCTCCCAGAAGAGAGCggatgacgtgggcattaccctacgGGTAACCAATATTGCCCTACCCTATatttcctagttggaggcccatgaagacactcggtGGCAACATGGGCCGCTAGGACGATGCAACGGAAGATACCTTGGAGTACAAGACGCGGAAGAAGCCAAACAAGGAAAGTctggagatagatctactgtaaacccagtcgtactcgattagacctcttgagacctggcctactatataaaggccaggagaggggctgtcgagggacaatcaatcttagcgactttagccaacaaaagcttagagctaggtctccctagcgattagccatctcgacgagatctcagccgaactattcggcaccccattgtaacccattatcatcataatcaagaacagacaggcaggacgtaagggttttacctcatcgagggcgccgtctgtgggaaccctgtcggcacaaggcaggtcatcggcagtaccagtcacgtccgcggcgttcttGCTCGAATTACCGACACCAGCAGAGCCAAGAGGCTCGACCCGCTGCGGGACCTTCGAGTTCGCGCCGCACTGCGAAATACTTCACCCGACCCATGCGAGATCGTCCCGCAATATGGACGCCACTTTCGGCGGTGTCCGCTTCATCGTCGACTCTGgaggttttcttcgcctccctacGGACAGCGCATCTGACCCGAAGGTCGCGGCTTCGGAAGACGTTCCT
It includes:
- the LOC127297024 gene encoding GEM-like protein 1, which translates into the protein MHPPPPATAASTGGGYVAAPAPSPGYAPYPTLSPEDVAPPPPPPYHAAASYSAPPPSGNPYVSGPSAGSVPPPKNTMDSVKDVLGKMGKRFGEAARKAENTTGNFWQHLKTGPSIADAAMGRVSQITKVIAEGGYEKIFHQTFDVLPEEKLKKPFACYLSTSAGPVMGVLYLSTVKLAFCSDNPLAYKVGDKNEWSYYKVVIPLAQLRSVNPSTSRTNSAEKYIQVVSVDNHEFWFMGFVYYDSAVKNLQEALQEARILQA